Proteins found in one Thalassomonas actiniarum genomic segment:
- a CDS encoding HrpB1 family type III secretion system apparatus protein, producing the protein MNNISGAALTGGTNSGEMSRSQVLKSLAETGLLAVTHGEIEQAQTIFNYLLNVRPGAFITDLGFAFIALKKKQFATATTLLQRHSQSEQDGDFAHAFLALVCYLNNEMAQGLAYSRQAQESNNPAAAQLARELAAEIESAGENQYDY; encoded by the coding sequence ATGAATAACATCAGCGGGGCAGCACTGACTGGCGGGACAAATAGCGGGGAAATGTCCCGGTCACAGGTGCTGAAATCTTTAGCCGAAACCGGTTTGCTGGCGGTAACCCATGGTGAAATTGAGCAGGCGCAAACCATTTTTAATTACCTGCTTAATGTCCGCCCCGGCGCCTTTATCACAGATCTGGGCTTTGCCTTTATCGCCCTGAAGAAGAAGCAGTTTGCCACGGCGACCACTTTATTGCAGCGCCATAGCCAGAGCGAGCAGGACGGTGATTTTGCCCATGCCTTTCTTGCCCTGGTGTGTTATCTCAATAATGAAATGGCCCAGGGACTGGCTTACAGTCGGCAGGCACAAGAGAGCAATAACCCGGCAGCCGCGCAGCTGGCCCGGGAATTGGCCGCAGAGATCGAATCAGCAGGAGAGAATCAGTATGACTACTGA
- a CDS encoding EscF/YscF/HrpA family type III secretion system needle major subunit: protein MSTFNTEAITNSMGKLFEEKDAKVRETSELDLTDTGNLLKFQQAIGEWGNATSLASTTMKSLSDAVSGVIQKM, encoded by the coding sequence ATGAGCACCTTTAATACCGAAGCCATCACCAACAGCATGGGAAAATTGTTTGAAGAAAAAGATGCCAAGGTCAGGGAGACATCTGAGTTGGATCTCACCGACACCGGTAACTTGCTTAAATTCCAGCAAGCCATTGGTGAATGGGGCAATGCCACCAGTTTGGCCAGTACCACCATGAAATCCTTAAGTGACGCCGTCAGTGGCGTTATCCAGAAAATGTAG
- a CDS encoding EscE/YscE/SsaE family type III secretion system needle protein co-chaperone translates to MNNWLKIPMEHEISKDFNGQFIGRQKQVFMDRERKLKQQMACGGTAEQFRQLELEKQALAAALEVIDSVWNKLHQ, encoded by the coding sequence ATGAATAACTGGCTGAAAATACCGATGGAACATGAGATCAGTAAAGATTTTAACGGCCAGTTTATCGGTCGGCAAAAGCAGGTTTTTATGGACCGGGAAAGAAAGCTGAAACAGCAAATGGCCTGTGGCGGCACCGCCGAGCAATTTCGGCAACTGGAACTGGAAAAGCAGGCGTTAGCGGCGGCGCTGGAAGTGATCGACAGTGTCTGGAACAAATTGCACCAGTAA
- the sctD gene encoding type III secretion system inner membrane ring subunit SctD yields the protein MALASPQEHGLPASTIDHDGLTAQAPASLDQELEQEQEQVAGESGQFLAKWTLKILSGVHLGAEIPLYQGSTRLGKGEDNDIVLSGDNLPDHLLTLVCSEDEVFVEGLSDQQANYLAGKSLSLEEKAVEQQAVKVPVKPFEVLTLGLLHLVYGPKNETWPEVELPQLQQEQPEQDPESVEDEQNAEAPEQMQQDEVNPESKKTRSSVVLPSLVLGMTLACGGMFLGFSSPGSSEPAPLSLAEQGLHAQQSLQQQLTAAGLEQLHFKKQNLSLGKALVLEGFVADNKQQEQLQQLIAGAGYPVKMNIRVLSQLFNNLSYLLKVLGYPNLTVHYGEQAGDFVIGGYLSDNSRWQNLKSKLERDVAGLGHISANFDTLASRATWLRNRLSQDGLDNLALAKQASAIVVSGEIAAGSLASWQQIEQEFKQRYLGLPKLEFSAQRIEKTLQEIKGVSLGAVPYITTADGKRVITGGKLAGGYLIESIGPDRVVLSKAGKAMIYLIGGQHNE from the coding sequence ATGGCGTTAGCTTCCCCACAAGAGCATGGTTTACCCGCCAGCACAATAGACCATGACGGCCTGACTGCTCAGGCACCGGCCTCACTGGATCAAGAGCTGGAGCAGGAGCAGGAACAAGTAGCAGGCGAGAGCGGACAATTTCTGGCGAAATGGACGCTGAAGATTTTATCCGGTGTGCATTTAGGGGCTGAAATTCCCCTCTACCAGGGCAGTACCCGTTTAGGTAAAGGTGAAGATAACGATATCGTGTTATCCGGCGACAACCTGCCTGACCATTTGCTTACCCTGGTATGCAGCGAGGATGAGGTTTTTGTTGAAGGCTTAAGCGATCAGCAGGCCAACTACCTGGCGGGTAAGTCCCTCTCGCTTGAAGAAAAGGCGGTTGAGCAACAGGCGGTTAAGGTGCCGGTCAAACCCTTTGAAGTGCTCACCTTAGGTTTGCTGCACCTGGTCTATGGTCCTAAAAATGAAACCTGGCCCGAGGTGGAATTGCCACAGCTGCAACAAGAGCAGCCGGAGCAAGACCCGGAATCTGTTGAAGACGAGCAAAATGCTGAGGCCCCTGAGCAAATGCAACAAGACGAAGTTAATCCCGAGAGCAAGAAAACACGCTCTTCAGTGGTTCTACCTTCGCTAGTGCTGGGCATGACCCTTGCCTGCGGCGGTATGTTCCTGGGTTTTTCATCTCCAGGCAGCAGCGAACCGGCGCCGCTGAGTTTGGCAGAGCAAGGCCTGCATGCGCAGCAAAGCTTGCAACAGCAGTTAACTGCAGCAGGTCTGGAGCAGCTTCACTTTAAAAAGCAAAACTTATCCCTGGGTAAAGCCCTGGTGCTGGAAGGTTTTGTTGCCGATAACAAGCAACAGGAACAATTACAGCAGCTTATTGCCGGAGCTGGTTACCCGGTAAAAATGAATATTCGGGTTTTGTCGCAACTTTTTAATAACCTCAGTTACTTACTTAAAGTACTGGGTTATCCGAATCTGACAGTGCATTACGGTGAGCAGGCGGGAGATTTTGTTATCGGCGGTTACCTGAGTGATAACAGCCGTTGGCAAAACCTTAAAAGTAAGCTGGAGCGGGATGTCGCCGGGTTAGGTCATATCAGCGCCAATTTTGACACCCTGGCATCCAGGGCCACCTGGCTGAGAAACCGTTTATCGCAGGACGGTTTGGATAACCTTGCACTGGCAAAACAAGCGTCCGCCATTGTCGTTAGCGGTGAAATTGCCGCCGGTTCGCTGGCCAGTTGGCAGCAGATAGAGCAGGAATTTAAACAGCGTTACCTGGGGTTACCCAAACTGGAATTTTCGGCGCAAAGAATAGAGAAAACCCTACAGGAGATCAAAGGCGTCAGCCTGGGCGCCGTGCCTTACATCACAACTGCCGACGGCAAACGGGTGATCACCGGCGGTAAGCTGGCTGGCGGTTACCTGATTGAGTCAATAGGGCCGGACCGGGTGGTACTGAGCAAAGCAGGCAAGGCGATGATTTATCTTATCGGAGGGCAACACAATGAATAA
- the sctC gene encoding type III secretion system outer membrane ring subunit SctC yields MMTFLRYSLILLTLFALPALSSQPDWKGQKYGYMASGETLKEILREFASSYGIPANVSDSLDMPINGNFPENTAENILKQLSAISNMTWYYDGHMLHFYRTDESESAVVQLKYISTQDLYQTMRVLPWWQLNAQWTALEQQKLIFVAGAPKFVEMVVKVAAMLDKEVRKQHEDKFVISTFRLQYASATDYTYNYRGQEKQVPGVLSLLTNTISGNQAGQVTQVRTPMPTLQGRLPLSSAKAKGQNSPGSEAIPFAEEEPTGSAGIKPFIKADHRLNAIVIGDTQANVETYGELIKSLDVPLDQIEVNVTMVNIQSDDLSELGVDWQYTSNDYAVNVGDISSTGSLASGELQLIAGAAGNLVSKIRALATEGKAKITSQPSVLTLDNYEAVLDNSNTFYVRLSGEDVVDLFPVTVGTLVRVTPHIQRTLDGEAVRMDIQIEDGQQTEQSVDGIPVISNTLINTQAVIGKNQSLLIGGYYFDSEGESVSKVPLLHRIPLLGNLFKSTSKTSVKMLRLFLISPHVVQASDIAMGKQGAQLNTPSNFKLIK; encoded by the coding sequence ATGATGACTTTTTTACGTTACAGCTTAATTTTACTTACCTTGTTCGCTTTGCCGGCCCTGAGCTCCCAGCCCGACTGGAAAGGGCAAAAATACGGCTATATGGCCAGCGGTGAAACCTTAAAGGAAATTTTGCGGGAGTTTGCGTCCAGTTATGGTATTCCCGCCAATGTCAGCGATTCGCTGGATATGCCCATTAACGGTAATTTTCCGGAAAACACGGCGGAGAACATCTTAAAGCAGCTATCTGCTATCAGTAATATGACCTGGTACTACGACGGCCATATGTTGCACTTTTACCGTACCGACGAATCGGAAAGTGCCGTAGTGCAGTTAAAATATATCAGCACCCAAGACTTATACCAGACCATGCGGGTGCTGCCCTGGTGGCAGCTTAATGCCCAGTGGACCGCGCTGGAGCAGCAAAAATTGATCTTTGTCGCCGGTGCGCCGAAATTCGTGGAAATGGTGGTCAAAGTGGCGGCCATGCTGGATAAGGAAGTGCGCAAGCAGCATGAAGATAAGTTTGTGATCTCCACCTTCCGCCTGCAATATGCCAGTGCCACTGATTATACCTATAACTACCGTGGCCAGGAAAAGCAGGTGCCCGGGGTATTAAGCCTGTTAACCAATACCATTTCCGGCAACCAGGCCGGGCAGGTAACACAGGTGAGAACGCCAATGCCGACCCTGCAGGGGCGCTTGCCGCTATCATCTGCTAAGGCCAAAGGGCAGAACAGCCCGGGTAGCGAAGCTATACCTTTTGCGGAAGAAGAACCGACAGGCTCCGCCGGCATCAAGCCTTTTATTAAAGCCGACCACCGCCTTAATGCCATCGTCATCGGGGACACCCAGGCCAATGTCGAGACCTACGGCGAATTGATCAAATCCCTGGATGTACCGCTGGATCAAATAGAAGTGAATGTCACTATGGTTAACATTCAAAGCGACGATTTAAGCGAGCTTGGAGTGGACTGGCAATATACCAGTAATGATTATGCCGTGAATGTCGGTGATATCTCAAGCACAGGCAGCCTGGCAAGCGGCGAGCTGCAACTAATCGCCGGTGCTGCAGGTAATCTGGTCAGCAAGATCCGGGCGCTGGCCACGGAAGGCAAGGCAAAAATCACTTCTCAGCCCTCGGTATTGACCCTGGATAACTATGAAGCGGTGCTCGATAACAGCAATACCTTTTATGTGCGCTTATCCGGTGAAGACGTTGTCGATCTCTTTCCGGTCACTGTCGGCACCCTGGTACGGGTAACCCCGCATATTCAAAGAACGCTTGACGGTGAAGCGGTGCGCATGGATATCCAGATTGAAGACGGCCAGCAAACGGAGCAGAGCGTTGACGGTATTCCGGTGATCAGCAACACCTTGATCAATACCCAGGCGGTGATCGGCAAAAACCAGAGCCTGCTTATTGGTGGTTATTACTTTGACTCAGAGGGGGAGTCGGTAAGCAAGGTACCTTTACTGCACAGAATTCCACTGCTGGGCAACCTGTTTAAAAGTACCTCGAAAACCTCGGTGAAAATGCTCAGGCTGTTTTTGATTTCACCACATGTGGTCCAGGCATCGGATATCGCCATGGGCAAGCAGGGGGCGCAGCTAAATACCCCGTCCAATTTTAAACTAATCAAGTAA
- a CDS encoding type III secretion system chaperone, whose product MILDNFVNTLCEKYNFACFNSQIADLGQEAYTLICDDLNLRYFEASGKFHLTAKIVELPDDEREQTELLQRYLKMALTYIKRYPVAIAIEGSELIAFYQLSVRNIEYGQFESVVEEFLNAVAFFQQSESDEVEISRPAMMIHP is encoded by the coding sequence ATGATTTTAGACAACTTCGTCAACACCCTTTGTGAAAAGTACAATTTCGCCTGCTTTAACAGCCAGATTGCCGATCTGGGACAGGAAGCCTATACCCTGATCTGCGATGATCTTAACCTGCGCTATTTTGAAGCTTCGGGTAAATTCCATTTAACGGCAAAAATTGTTGAATTGCCCGATGATGAGCGTGAGCAAACCGAGCTGTTGCAGCGCTATCTGAAGATGGCGTTAACCTATATCAAACGCTATCCGGTTGCCATTGCCATTGAGGGCAGTGAACTTATCGCTTTTTACCAGTTATCGGTGAGAAACATCGAATACGGCCAGTTTGAGTCGGTGGTGGAAGAGTTTCTTAATGCGGTGGCCTTTTTTCAGCAATCAGAATCGGATGAAGTGGAAATTTCCCGTCCGGCAATGATGATCCACCCGTAA
- a CDS encoding RNA polymerase sigma factor, producing the protein MLNQTNPANESELIKKSKDGNGSALEQLLRHYKSRIHSFILSKGIRCHHDVEDLVQDTFIQIYKSITSFEFRSKFSSWVLGIALNIVRNHLNRSAQYKYNFVDALDTPLVDNNVGNEPDRDLAAKSAYQDVNKQIQKLPTQLSECLQMICIDGLSYADTANTLAVSVSSLKSRIFRARKELSYC; encoded by the coding sequence ATGCTTAACCAAACCAATCCAGCAAATGAATCAGAACTGATCAAAAAATCTAAAGACGGCAATGGCAGTGCACTAGAGCAATTATTACGTCACTATAAATCCAGAATACACAGCTTCATTCTTTCCAAAGGGATCAGGTGTCACCATGATGTTGAGGATCTGGTGCAGGATACCTTTATCCAGATATATAAGAGTATTACCAGCTTTGAGTTTCGCTCCAAGTTTTCCAGTTGGGTGTTGGGTATTGCCCTTAATATCGTGCGCAACCATTTAAACCGCTCGGCCCAGTACAAATACAATTTTGTCGATGCCTTAGATACGCCGTTAGTCGATAACAATGTCGGCAATGAACCCGACCGCGACCTGGCGGCCAAAAGTGCCTATCAAGACGTGAACAAACAAATACAAAAATTGCCGACGCAGTTAAGCGAGTGTTTGCAGATGATTTGTATCGACGGCCTAAGTTACGCCGATACCGCCAATACCCTGGCTGTTTCGGTTTCCAGCCTTAAAAGCCGGATTTTCAGGGCACGTAAAGAGCTGAGCTATTGCTAG
- a CDS encoding RNA polymerase sigma factor: protein MLNQAPKNLENEHELIELSKAGNANALNELMAHYQTRIYSFIMAKGIKCHHDIEDLVQDTFIQIYKSIRSFEFRSKFSSWVLGIALNIVRNHVNRSVQYKYNFVDVADTVLQDENTNSEPEQALMSKQSLATVNAQIQTLPEHLSECLQLTCVQGISYSLAANKLALSVANLKTRLFRARKELKHKICESLSMTKQPDLHTSIFSI from the coding sequence ATGTTGAATCAAGCCCCCAAAAATCTTGAAAATGAACACGAATTAATCGAACTATCTAAAGCCGGTAATGCCAATGCATTAAATGAATTAATGGCGCACTACCAAACCCGCATCTACAGCTTCATCATGGCCAAAGGCATCAAATGCCACCACGATATCGAAGATCTGGTTCAGGATACCTTTATCCAGATTTATAAAAGCATCCGCAGCTTCGAGTTTCGCTCCAAGTTCTCAAGCTGGGTATTGGGCATTGCCCTGAATATCGTGCGCAACCATGTAAATCGCTCGGTTCAGTACAAGTACAACTTTGTTGATGTCGCCGATACCGTTTTGCAAGATGAAAACACCAACAGTGAACCTGAGCAGGCGCTGATGTCCAAGCAAAGCCTGGCAACCGTCAATGCCCAGATCCAAACCTTACCGGAACATTTAAGCGAATGCCTGCAACTGACCTGTGTTCAGGGGATCAGCTATTCCCTGGCCGCCAATAAACTGGCGTTGTCTGTGGCTAACCTGAAAACGCGTTTGTTCCGTGCCCGCAAAGAACTTAAGCATAAGATCTGCGAGTCACTTTCGATGACAAAACAGCCGGATCTACACACTTCGATATTTTCTATTTAA